In the Desulfosporosinus acidiphilus SJ4 genome, TAAAGTCCTGTACGTCTTGGAAGTATTAAGTTTGAATCCAGGAGATGTGGCAACGCTTAGCTATTATGCTCAATTTAATGCTTTTGAATTTCAGTTTTTGACTAGTTCTCAAGTTGTTGAAATATCTACTTGGGGTAAAAACACAACAGGTGTTTTAGTAGCTGCACATCGGGTTTTACCTTCAGAACTAAACTCTCTAATTCCACTTGGCACAGGAGCAACAGGAGCAACCGGGTCAACCGGGGCCACAGGAGTAACCGGGGCCACAGGATCTGATGGAGCAACCGGAGCAACCGGAGCCGGTGGGTCAACCGGGGCCACAGGAGTAACCGGGGCCACAGGATCTGATGGAGCAACCGGAGCAACCGGAGCCGGTGGGTCAACCGGAGCCACAGGAGTAACCGGGGCAACAGGAGTTACTGGAGCTACGGGAGCAACAGGAGCCACTGGGGTAACTGGAGCAGGAAGCACATTAGCTTCCACGCAATCCAGTAGTTCCTTAAGTCTTCCCATTACCACTCAAGTATCTGTTCTGTCCCTTGCGGTAACCACTACGTCAGGGCAGACATTGAAATTGGATTCCATGGCAGAAGTAGAAATAACAACAACCGCTAGCGCCAACTATCAATACACTATTGACTATCAACTTTTCCTTGATGGATCATCAATTGCTGCAATAACAGTTGAAAAAGAAACCGATAGTCAAACAGCAACTTCACGTCTATTTGGCGAAATTCCTAACTTGACATGGATTGATACTCCGGCTGCCGGTTCTCACACCTATGAAATCCGAATTACAGTTACGGGTACAAACATTACAAGTGCGGTTGCTCTTACTAGAGCATTAAATGCTCTTACCTTCGGATAAGTCATAACTAAAAGAAAGGTTCAGAAAGAGGAGTACTTTACAGAGGACTCCTCTCTGCTGAATATATTTGGATATGCTTTTACTTTGGACATGTTGAATACTTTAAAGTATGACGAAAACATTGATTTGCTTATATTGATGACTTTGCGATTTAGACCTTCCCCCTAAAGTGGATGCAACCTTGCAAAGCCCCGATATATCATCTATGGTCATCACTGACTTTAGGAAACTAATGCTAAAGCCACTTACTCTGGCCAAAAGGGAAGAGGTTTTAGTCATTGAATGAGAAATTAATCTTGCATCACGAATTTATAATCAGATATGCCAACATGTGGTAATAAGTAAATGTACAAAGCTTTATTGACAAAACTGTTTAGGTCAATTATTATTTACTTAATAAATTAGAAGGTGAATATATGAGTAATGATCCTAACACTTTGATGGAAAATATGGATAATTTGCTGCGGGTGGTTTGGTCCAAATACCAAGAGTACCTGATTCCCCCGAGCGGTGTTTTATCAGTGCACCAGATCTTCTTTTTGCGGTTTCTGGAAAGAAGGCAAATCTGTACTCCCTCAGAAATTTCTCAGGAGTTTGGTATTACCCTTGGAGCGGTTACGGGCTTTGTAGATCGGCTTTATAAACTGGGATTGATTGCCCGTACCCGCAGTGAGGAAGATCGACGTTTGGTCTTGGTGAGTTTGACGGAAAAGGGAAAAAGCCTATTGGAAGAACTTAGCCGGCAAAGAGCTGATAAGACTAAACGGTTGCTCTCAGCCCTAGGGGAAAATGAATCAAAACAACTAAATCAAGCTCTGGAAAGGTTGCAAACCGTTTTAACGAAGTTATACGAGGAGTGATAGGATGGGAATCAAGAGGTTGGCGATTAGAGGTTCCTTTTCACTGATGACTCGTTATTATTTTCGGCAGTTTGTTAGACAGACCCGGCAAGCGGGGAAGCTTAATCGACAGGTTTTGCAGGAAGTGCTTCGAGCTAATGCCCAGACTGAATATGGTCTGGCCCATAAGTTTGCTGGGATAAAGAACGAGGAAGAGTACAAACGGCTTGTGCCGCTGCAAGTCTATTCGGATTACGAGTCCTACCTGGAGAGTATGCTTCTAGGTCATGAGAATATACTCACCGCGGAACCGGTAAAATATTTTGGATTGAGTTCGGGTACCACAGGCAAACAGAAATACATCCCAACAACTGGTAAAACTCAGCGTAAAATGAATATGAGCATGATGTTTCTTCAACAAGGACTGCTGAACCAGGCACTGCCTGCAGCTAAGCGGGCAGACAAAGGTCTGCTGTTAATGAACATGGTACAAGGTGGAACGACACCCGCTGGAATCCCTACAGGCTCCGGGACTTCTGGAGGAGCCAAGTCCATGCACCAGATCTTCCCGTATTTCTGGACTTCACCGCTTGAGGTTTTACAACTTTCAGATCAGCAGACTGCCACCTATTTACATTTATTATTTGCCTTAAAAGAACGCGGTCTTGCCTATATTGGCGCACCCTTTGCCTCTGGCATTATCCAGCTGTTTGCCGTTCTAGAAGAACGCGGGCCGGAACTTGTAGAGGATATTGCCAAAGGGAGGATTTCCCAAACGTTGGTCTTGGAGCCGGAAACCAGAGCGTGCTTAGAACAAGGCTTAAAGCCAGACCCACGCCGGGCAGAGGAAATACTCAGGGAATTGGCCAAGGGGGCAGCGGGAATAGCCTCCAGGCTCTGGCCCCAAATGGTATATCTCAGCTGTGTGATTAGCGGCTCTTTCAGCATTTACCTGGATAAACTGCATTTTTATTGTGGTGATCTGCCTATTTTTTCTGCCGTGTACGGAGCTACGGAGGCATTAATTGGTGTGGCTACCGAAGTCAATAAACCTTACTATGCGGTTACTCCGGGGTTTGCCTATTATGAATTTATTCCTATTGCTGAGGCTGATTTGCCGCAACCGCGAACCCTTAATCTTGATCAACTGCAAAAGGACCAAAGCTATGAAATTGTAGTGACAAATTTTTCCGGTTTTTATCGTTACCGAATCGGAGATGTAGTAAAGGTTGTTGATTATTATTTCAACACCCCGCTGCTTGAATTTGGTTATCGCAAGGGACAATTGCTGAATTTGGCCGGTGAAAAGACCTCCGAACAGGCTGTCATCGCTGCGATACAAGACGCAAGTTTAACGTTAGGATTGCTGTTAGAAGATTTTACGGTGGTTCAGGATTTGGCAGGTCCTTTAGGAAGCTACCAGTTCTATTTAGAAGTTGCTGATGTTCCAGCAGCAACAGAGAAAGGTGTGAAAATAAGGCAGGCATTGGATGAATGCTTGGCGCAGGCCAACCCACGCTATCTGGCGGCCGTACAAGACAGACGTCTTGCTCCGCTGGGACTAAATCTGGTTGCCAAGGGGACATTTGGGGAAATTCGGAAAATGTTAGTTCAAAGAGGAGCATCAAACAACCAGGTAAAAGTACCTCGGATGGTCCGAGATGAAGCTCTAATCAATACACTTAGGCACAATGTAGTCTATGAAATAAGAGGGATATTATGAGAGATAAGCGGGCAAAACCTTTAGCTATTCTATTCGTAATTCAGTTCCTGGTGATGGTGGGATTTGGTATAGTCATTCCGATTTTACCCTTTTATGTGAGTAAGCTGGGGGGCACACCCATTACTCTCGGGGTATTCATGGCGGCCTATTCTATCATGCAGTTTTTCTTTGCTCCTTTTTGGGGGAAATTATCTGATCGTATTGGGCGTAGGCCTGTATTACTAATTGGTTTATGTGGTTACGGGGTTACCTATTTTTTGTTCGGCCTTGCCAGCAATCTTTGGGTGCTAATTTTAATCAGAGCCTTGTCCGGGATGATCTCCTCGGCCACCCTCCCAACGGCGATGGCTTACCTAACAGATATCACTGAAGAGGGACCGGAACGTTCCAAAGGTTTGGGGATGCTCGGTGCTGCCATGGGATTGGGTATGATCTTTGGACCAGCCCTAGGAGGCTGGCTTGGTCACTTCGTCTTTACTGCGCCTTTCTTCGTAGCGGGTGGTTTGTCTTTGCTCGTAGTGCCTTTTGCCTGGTTCTCCCTAGAGGAAACCCTAGGCTCACCAAGGCCAATGGCCCAGCGGGCCCGGCCTAAAATGACCCTGGCAGTAATCAAAGACCCGCTGTTCGTTCTCTTCATCTTTAACTTTGTGATTACGTTTGCCATGTCTATGTTTGAGGCGACCTTTGCCTGGCTGGCTGCAGCTAAGGTTGGTTTTGGCACAAAGGAGATTGGAATTGTATTTGGAGTAGCCGGGGTTTGCGGGGTAATTATTCAAGGAGGCCTTATGGGTAGGTTAGTAAAGAAATTTGGTGATTCTACCCTGGTAGTCTCCGGTGCCCTTCTGTGTGCTTTAGGGCTCGTGTTAATAATAAGTTCAGCAACGGGATTAACCATAGTACTTGCTACTGTAGTCTACATGGCTGGCACATCTCTAGCCGGACCCACCAGCTCGAGTCTCGTCACTAAGTATGCTACCGAGGGGCAGGGCGTGTCTTTAGGGCTATTCCAGTCTTTCGGAAGTTTAGGCAGAATGTTGGGTCCAATCGTTGGCGGTGCCCTATATGGCCTTTGGATTGGCCTGCCTTATGTCAGTGGGGCGGGGGTATTAGTGTTAATCATAATAATGTATGGCAAGCGGATTGCAGGATACTCCGTGAAGCATTCCGTTTAGGCGATTCGAAGTTAATGACTGCAAATCATTTTCATATTGGGTATGAGAATAATGATTCTGCGTGTCAGTTATCAATACGTTGCCAAAACACACGTTGTGACCATGGTTCAATTAAGAAAACGGAAACCATGAAAGTCGCTCTACAAGCGGCTTTCATGGTTCGCCAATATGTAACTAAAAGATGCAAAAAGTATTACGATAAAGGCGGGCAGCCGATGTAGTATGATTTGATTGGCCTTTCCATTCATAGTGGAGAGGCTTTAATACAAATTCAGCCAAAGGAGGTGCTTGAACATGAAGACATGTCGTAATTGCGGATTAGGTATTGAGGTAGATAATGATCAGATGATCTGTTTTAAGTACAAAACGACGAGTAATTCTGAACATGATAAATCAGACTGTCTCTATTTTATCCAAAAAATTATTGAAGATGGCGAGCCTTTGTCACCTATACAACATCCTTTGTTAGTTGAGCAAGAGATAAAAAAGGGTAAAATGAACATTAGTATTAATGATGGTTTTCGGTTATAAGTATGCAGTGCCTTGAGCAATGAAAGGATAACTATTATGAATATTGGAATATTCCCTTGTCAAGGACGTTGTAACGTTAGTATGATGACAAAAACGGTTGCTGCATTTTTCGAGGATGATAAGATAGTACGCGTATTACCTCATTTGAATTTACCCCTTAATAATGAAACAGTTTCTAACGAGAAGTTTATTGCCCTGAATGGCTGCCCTGCAAAATGTGCTTCCAAGGAATTTGAGATTGCTAGAATTAAACCACATGAAGAGGTTGTCATGACTAAGGATTTTGATCCTAAAAATAATGAAAAATATGAAGAGTTATTAAATATTGATGATGAGGTATTCTTAGTGCAAGAAGTGATTGAGCGATTATTGGAAAGTAAATAGGAAGGAGGCGTAAGGATTAAAGACATTGATAATTAAAAAGAGCGAATATTGCTTCAATAAAGGTCCCTACCATCTTTCTAACCTCAAGAGGAAATAGCCGCTTTTATAAAAGATAGTTGGGCGTCGAGTGACGACAGTATTCTAAATATGAATAACTATGATTACCGATGTGGAGAGTGATAAGAAGTTGAAAATACAATTAAAGACGGTGGTAATTGTCGTATTAGTATTAACAACTATATTTACCGCTATCTGGATATTTCTTCAACCCCCAGAGATTGACGAAAACTCTTCAAATAAAATAGATAAATATCTGTATAGACGTGGTATTTCAGTACGAACTAAAGAATAAGAGATAGTCCTTATGCTTGGTCTTCTGTGAGCATTTCATCGATCCCTAATTCACCACGCGTCACCTCGCGCCCTAGCTAAGTTCAAGAAACCGCCTTGCGTAAAGGTTAGCTGGTGGTCAAGAACTGGTTCCCTAAAAGGCTCGTTTTGAAGGGGTTGAGGTGGCAGGGGTGAAAGGATACTTTGTTGAAGACGGAAAACAAGAAGGAGGTTAAAAATGGGAGCAACAAAATATTATGACATAAAAATTACAGTTCTAAAAAAACTTGATGTTGGCGATATCCATGAAAAGTACGCCTCAGAGGGGGTTCCAACTAATTGTTCGAAATATAAGGAAGGACAAGAGTTCATTTCAAAGAATTGTAATAAACCAGAAGGATTTTGTAGTTGGGCTTGGGCAGGACTTCAAGATAAGGTTGTGTATTTAGCATTAGGACATGATTATCCTTGGGTAAAGCAGAAAGGAACCGAAATTTTCTGTTGCGCCGATGGACTTCATCCGGTTCTTTATAAGTTAGAAAGAATTGAACTCACGTCATAACCTTCTTGAAGCCATTGTAAATCAACCACGCCACCCGCATTAACCTTAAGAAGAAGTAGCCACATTGATAAATGCTAGCAAGTGGTCTTGTGCTAAGAACGTGTTCAAAGAACACGATGCTGTTTTCGCGATGAAAGTAGGTCCTTCGAAACCGGTTTATAGGAATTGGTTTAAAACAGCCGTAAGCCGCTTAAGCACGAAAAGGATGCGGTGGTGAACGTTAACGTTATGGTTAAAAGCCGAGAATGATCTCAGCATGTATGGCTCAGAGAGACGTATGAAAGCGAACCCCTGATGAAGCATCGAAAGCTAGCTAGGATGACATCAAAGCCGAGTCGAAGGGCGAAGATTAAGTCGATGGAGTTGAAGCAACATGGAAGAACGGGTGGAGGAAATAAAACCAATTAGTCGTATTCGTGCAGTACGAAAGCTTGCACTTCGTGACCCCAAAAGGGGCAGACGTGAATTGATGTATCAATTCAATCGGTATCATAAAACAAAGAGGAAAAAGGTAACAAATACAAAATCTAATAAAAAGCCGGAAAACCAAATGAATTATAAAGTAAGTACTGATGATATTTCAGAAGAAATTAAGGATGTAATGAATCGTTTGGCGTTTGACCGAGCTATGATACTTGGTGATCAAAGTTAATTTTATAGGAAGCTAAGTTTTTGAGGCGTGAGTTGATGGGAACCGGAAAGCTGGAGGGGTGGGTCAAATGTGACTTTGACTTGACCAGCTAACGTAATCAGCAAATAAAAAAACTTCCCAAGCGTTAAGCTTGGGAAGTTTCTTTGAACGATTTACCAATTATTGCGTCGTTGTGATTGGAAGCAGTCACGGCAATAAACGGGTTTGTCACCGGATGGTTGGAAAGGCACCATTGTTTCTTTTCCGCATTCAGCGCAAATCGCTGGGAACATTTCTCGTTGTTGGCGACTGTATCCACCGCTATTACCACGAGTTTGTTGCTTGCGGGCTGCACGACAGGATGGGCAACGACCAGGTTCATTGGTGAATCCCTTTTCAGCATAGAATTCTTGTTCATTGGCGGAAAAAACGAATTCTTGACCACAGTCTTTGCAAATAAGAGTTTTGTCTTCGAACATTAAAAAAACCTCCTTGAATTTTCTGCCCGCTGGTGTGGGATTTAATCTTCCCATAGCTTTAGGCATTTAAGAAGGTCTTATATATCCACATATTCTAACGAGCGTCTTATAGTATAGCAGAATTGTGGCTGATCCACAACCAATTACTCGAAAATTTTTAGAACACCTCAATCTCTCTCAATCTCTCTCAATCTCTCCAATTTCCAGTCACTCACGCCCGCCACACGCACCGCTGGATTGTAAAGGGCATACAACTTAGCCCTCAGACTGGTACATTCACCGCAGCTCCAACAACCCCAACATCAACTGGTAGCAGTGTACAGAGATTATATGGCCGAAACCAAATCGATACTTCTCTGGCCATTGCTAAAGCAGAATACCCTAACAAAGTAAGCAATGTGGTCTTAGCTATCGCCGACAATTATACGGATGCCTTAGTCGGAAGTGTCTATGCGGCTAACCACAATACCTCGATAATACTGGTAGATGGAAGTCTTTCCGATCAAGTTGTGAATTATCTGAAAGGCAAGAAACTGACAGGAGCAACAATATTTGGTGGAGAGGCTGTCGTAATTAAAGGTATTGAGCAGCAGCTTGGACAGTTGATAGGAAAATAGAAAAGATAATAGAAAAGACAAAATAAAATTACCCCATGTGATCAGAAATTTATTGATCACATGGGGTGTTTTGTTAATGTGTTTTCAAACCCGACAAATTAAGCACCCGTGGCACATTGGCGTTACTTTATTGAAAGTATATTTATCGTATATCATTACGTGAACGGGGCATGTTGAGTACGAAACAACTATTGACATTAAAGTATACTTGAATGTTATGATTTGTGCAAGGAGGTTTTGTATGAAAAAATATACTATTAAAGAAGCATCAGAAATGCTTATACTTCCGAAAGCCACCTTGCGCTATTATGACCAACTTGAATTAGTTGTACCCCAACGGGCCAATAATGGATATCGCTACTATACCGAGCAGGATATCCGCCACCTTCAATACACGGAAGTTATGAAAATCAGTGGTTTCACTTTGATGGAAATAAAACAGGTATTAGATTTCAAACGTGAGTGCAATATTAAGAATTTTCCATCGTTATTGCAAATTATGATTGACAAGAAAGACGATTTATTAAAAAGGATCGAGCTTTACGATTCAATGGTTAGATTTATCGATCAGGCAAGCGAACTCATGAAAAATAAAAAAAGTCCTTCTGACATGGATAAAATTGATAAACTAATTAGCGATGTCTATCGATCGATGACAGGAGGCAACAATAATTAATAGAATCTACTTTTTTACTGGCACGGGAAACAGCTTGCATATTGCGGAGGAAATCGCAAATGCACTATCTGATTGTGAAATTATTGCGATTCAGAAAGGCATTGATCCTGAGATACCTGTCGGCTATGAACGTATAGGATTTGTATTCCCTACTTATGGGTGGGGCTTACCGATTATGGTTTCGGATTTTTTAAGCAAAGTCTGTCTGTCGAAACAGAGCAACACATACCTGTTTGCTGTTGCAACCTGTCTCGGTATAGCTGGTAACGCCATTCCTCAAGCAAATGTTTTGTTAAAAGAAAAAGGATGCCGCCTGAATTATGGTGCTAAAATCAGGATGTTTGGAAATGCAGTCACAAATTATGACATGAACATTAAGGTAGACGAAATCACAAGAAGATCAGAAAAACGTGCTATACCCGTGGTACGGGACATTGTGAATAAGACGGCACGACGTATTCCATCCATTAAAAAGATCCTTAATCGGTTCTACCTCAAATATATCAGCGATATTCCAACAACAGACGAAAAGTTGGATGTCAATGATGATTGTATTTCTTGTGGAATATGCAAGAGTGTCTGTCCGGCAAAGAATATTACATTGGAGGATGGAAAGCCGATCTTTCATCATCAGTGCGAACGCTGCTTAGCCTGCATTCAGCACTGCCCCAAACGTGCGATCAATTATGACAATAAAACGCAAAGCCGCAGGCGGTACACACATCCGCAGGTAGGAAATAAAAAAATCGCTAATTACTACACGAACTGTTAATAAAAAATGAAGAGAAGCTTTTATCAAAAACTTTCTAGGCTAGCAGGCCATTGAAAGCAGGACATTTTTTTCAATAGTCATGGCGCTATATAGTTTCCTTTTGATTAGAAATTAACAGTTACAGAAGTTCCCTGTTCTGTAAAGTTGATGAAGAGATTGTGAATTAAATTACTAAATTATTGAGACTTAAAAATGTGATTTCTATTTGTAATTTTTAAAGTGTAAATCAATCAATGGAGGAGCTAAAAAACATGAGAACAACAATATTCTATTTTACAGGTACCGGGAACAGCCTGATGCTTTCTCGTGATCTTGCTGATGAAATAGGGGATACTAGGATAATATCCATTCCTAAGGCGATGCAAGAATCTGAAGTTGATGTGTCGGACGAATGCATAGGTTTCGTATTTCCTTTATATTACCAGGTTATCCCTGTTATTGTACAGGATTTCATAAAAAGATTACAACTTAACAAATCGAAGTATATTTTTGCTGCTGTTAACAGTAGATCATTTCAAGGTTATGCTTTAACTCAACTTTCAAATCTTTTGTCCGAGCGAGGAACTGAATTGGCTGCCGGTTTTCACCTTTTATTACCGTATAACTATATCATCAACCCTTTAGGGATAAAGCCTCCAAGCGATTCAAAGAGAGAAGATTTGTTCAGACAGGAAAAGCTAAAAGTAAAAGAGATCGCCGGAATAATAAAAGTACGTAAACGGATAGGGATTGAGAAAAAACCTTTGTTGAGACATGTACATCCATATTCTTTTCTCAAAAAGGAAAAATTGGCTTCCAAATTGATTAATGAAGCAAAGAATTTTCGAGTTGACAATCGTTGCATAAGCTGTGGTCGTTGTAAATCGGTATGTCCAGTAAACAATATTGAAATCGTCAACGGGAGACCGAGATGGAATGATCGATGCCAGCAATGTCTTGCGTGCATCAATTGGTGTCCGAAAAATGCAATTGAATATAAAAATATAACTTTGCGTAAAAGACGGTATACCAATCCTCTTGTAACTGTAAAAGATATGATTGAATCTGCTGCTGAATGCATTTAGCCTCTGCTGTCAGCCCATTGATTTCGCTGGTATTTAAGCATGGCAAGATTATACGGATAAGCTGATAAATCAAGGCAATTACAAAATATTTATCTCAGTTGATATAAAGGGTTACCAACAATTAGAAGAAGGCCGCCCGAGGAAAATAGAGAAATATCACCTTAATCCCCGCTAGATTCCCAGAAGTCCACATACACATAGTCGAACTGGTTCAGGTAGTCTTTGCTATTAAAAAATGAGTAGCCTTCGCAACTGGACTTACGCCATGCAAAGGCTGCTCGCTGTTCGTTAAATATAATATTATACTGAAAAATTTTCTTCAATGTCAAGTGTTTTTTGCTTACGGCAACAGAAAAATTCTGATATAATTATAATTAATATTATTGAGATAACGGAATTTTTGTTGCAGCATTTTTGTTTTATTGTATAGTCTATAACATACTACTTAAAAATTGGCAAGGAGGAATATTTGTGTTTAAAGTTAATGATTATGTTGCATACAACTCAACAGGAGTGTATAAAATAATAGACATTAGAAAAGAAAAGGATACAG is a window encoding:
- a CDS encoding MFS transporter; protein product: MRDKRAKPLAILFVIQFLVMVGFGIVIPILPFYVSKLGGTPITLGVFMAAYSIMQFFFAPFWGKLSDRIGRRPVLLIGLCGYGVTYFLFGLASNLWVLILIRALSGMISSATLPTAMAYLTDITEEGPERSKGLGMLGAAMGLGMIFGPALGGWLGHFVFTAPFFVAGGLSLLVVPFAWFSLEETLGSPRPMAQRARPKMTLAVIKDPLFVLFIFNFVITFAMSMFEATFAWLAAAKVGFGTKEIGIVFGVAGVCGVIIQGGLMGRLVKKFGDSTLVVSGALLCALGLVLIISSATGLTIVLATVVYMAGTSLAGPTSSSLVTKYATEGQGVSLGLFQSFGSLGRMLGPIVGGALYGLWIGLPYVSGAGVLVLIIIMYGKRIAGYSVKHSV
- a CDS encoding MerR family transcriptional regulator, which encodes MKKYTIKEASEMLILPKATLRYYDQLELVVPQRANNGYRYYTEQDIRHLQYTEVMKISGFTLMEIKQVLDFKRECNIKNFPSLLQIMIDKKDDLLKRIELYDSMVRFIDQASELMKNKKSPSDMDKIDKLISDVYRSMTGGNNN
- a CDS encoding TIGR04076 family protein, with translation MGATKYYDIKITVLKKLDVGDIHEKYASEGVPTNCSKYKEGQEFISKNCNKPEGFCSWAWAGLQDKVVYLALGHDYPWVKQKGTEIFCCADGLHPVLYKLERIELTS
- a CDS encoding cell wall-binding repeat-containing protein; amino-acid sequence: MQLSPQTGTFTAAPTTPTSTGSSVQRLYGRNQIDTSLAIAKAEYPNKVSNVVLAIADNYTDALVGSVYAANHNTSIILVDGSLSDQVVNYLKGKKLTGATIFGGEAVVIKGIEQQLGQLIGK
- a CDS encoding collagen-like triple helix repeat-containing protein; amino-acid sequence: MVSLTTGLIENTPVEGVRPTASLTVQISNDDTVGVTVQISGYYLSGTTKVLYVLEVLSLNPGDVATLSYYAQFNAFEFQFLTSSQVVEISTWGKNTTGVLVAAHRVLPSELNSLIPLGTGATGATGSTGATGVTGATGSDGATGATGAGGSTGATGVTGATGSDGATGATGAGGSTGATGVTGATGVTGATGATGATGVTGAGSTLASTQSSSSLSLPITTQVSVLSLAVTTTSGQTLKLDSMAEVEITTTASANYQYTIDYQLFLDGSSIAAITVEKETDSQTATSRLFGEIPNLTWIDTPAAGSHTYEIRITVTGTNITSAVALTRALNALTFG
- a CDS encoding putative zinc-binding protein; this encodes MMTKTVAAFFEDDKIVRVLPHLNLPLNNETVSNEKFIALNGCPAKCASKEFEIARIKPHEEVVMTKDFDPKNNEKYEELLNIDDEVFLVQEVIERLLESK
- a CDS encoding GH3 auxin-responsive promoter family protein, which translates into the protein MGIKRLAIRGSFSLMTRYYFRQFVRQTRQAGKLNRQVLQEVLRANAQTEYGLAHKFAGIKNEEEYKRLVPLQVYSDYESYLESMLLGHENILTAEPVKYFGLSSGTTGKQKYIPTTGKTQRKMNMSMMFLQQGLLNQALPAAKRADKGLLLMNMVQGGTTPAGIPTGSGTSGGAKSMHQIFPYFWTSPLEVLQLSDQQTATYLHLLFALKERGLAYIGAPFASGIIQLFAVLEERGPELVEDIAKGRISQTLVLEPETRACLEQGLKPDPRRAEEILRELAKGAAGIASRLWPQMVYLSCVISGSFSIYLDKLHFYCGDLPIFSAVYGATEALIGVATEVNKPYYAVTPGFAYYEFIPIAEADLPQPRTLNLDQLQKDQSYEIVVTNFSGFYRYRIGDVVKVVDYYFNTPLLEFGYRKGQLLNLAGEKTSEQAVIAAIQDASLTLGLLLEDFTVVQDLAGPLGSYQFYLEVADVPAATEKGVKIRQALDECLAQANPRYLAAVQDRRLAPLGLNLVAKGTFGEIRKMLVQRGASNNQVKVPRMVRDEALINTLRHNVVYEIRGIL
- a CDS encoding EFR1 family ferrodoxin (N-terminal region resembles flavodoxins. C-terminal ferrodoxin region binds two 4Fe-4S clusters.); amino-acid sequence: MYFFTGTGNSLHIAEEIANALSDCEIIAIQKGIDPEIPVGYERIGFVFPTYGWGLPIMVSDFLSKVCLSKQSNTYLFAVATCLGIAGNAIPQANVLLKEKGCRLNYGAKIRMFGNAVTNYDMNIKVDEITRRSEKRAIPVVRDIVNKTARRIPSIKKILNRFYLKYISDIPTTDEKLDVNDDCISCGICKSVCPAKNITLEDGKPIFHHQCERCLACIQHCPKRAINYDNKTQSRRRYTHPQVGNKKIANYYTNC
- a CDS encoding EFR1 family ferrodoxin (N-terminal region resembles flavodoxins. C-terminal ferrodoxin region binds two 4Fe-4S clusters.) — translated: MRTTIFYFTGTGNSLMLSRDLADEIGDTRIISIPKAMQESEVDVSDECIGFVFPLYYQVIPVIVQDFIKRLQLNKSKYIFAAVNSRSFQGYALTQLSNLLSERGTELAAGFHLLLPYNYIINPLGIKPPSDSKREDLFRQEKLKVKEIAGIIKVRKRIGIEKKPLLRHVHPYSFLKKEKLASKLINEAKNFRVDNRCISCGRCKSVCPVNNIEIVNGRPRWNDRCQQCLACINWCPKNAIEYKNITLRKRRYTNPLVTVKDMIESAAECI
- a CDS encoding MarR family winged helix-turn-helix transcriptional regulator is translated as MSNDPNTLMENMDNLLRVVWSKYQEYLIPPSGVLSVHQIFFLRFLERRQICTPSEISQEFGITLGAVTGFVDRLYKLGLIARTRSEEDRRLVLVSLTEKGKSLLEELSRQRADKTKRLLSALGENESKQLNQALERLQTVLTKLYEE
- a CDS encoding zinc-ribbon domain containing protein gives rise to the protein MFEDKTLICKDCGQEFVFSANEQEFYAEKGFTNEPGRCPSCRAARKQQTRGNSGGYSRQQREMFPAICAECGKETMVPFQPSGDKPVYCRDCFQSQRRNNW